One genomic segment of Terriglobales bacterium includes these proteins:
- the nuoK gene encoding NADH-quinone oxidoreductase subunit NuoK produces MVPTSWYLVLSAVLFSCGVVGFLLKRNIITIFMSIELMLNAVNLSFVAFAYQWKQLSGEVFVFFVMVVAAAEAAVGLAIIISVFRTRETLNVDNVDLLKL; encoded by the coding sequence ATGGTCCCGACCTCCTGGTACCTGGTCCTGAGCGCCGTGCTGTTCTCCTGTGGCGTGGTCGGCTTTCTGCTGAAGCGCAACATCATCACCATCTTCATGTCCATCGAGCTGATGCTGAACGCGGTGAACCTGTCGTTCGTCGCGTTCGCCTACCAATGGAAGCAGCTCTCGGGTGAAGTGTTCGTCTTCTTCGTGATGGTGGTGGCGGCGGCGGAAGCCGCCGTCGGCCTGGCCATCATCATCTCGGTCTTCCGCACGCGCGAGACGCTGAACGTCGACAACGTGGACCTGCTGAAGCTATGA
- a CDS encoding NADH-quinone oxidoreductase subunit J produces MLHQVLFLVFACVCVAAAINLLAQRHPINSALSLIVVMGSLALLYLLLGAEFVAAVQVIIYAGAIMVLFVFTIMLLNAGEEELTKGSRVALVFGLPAVTVIAGALAYVVTRNTGQVALGDFIGGPKEIGRLLFRDFLLPFEVTSVLILIAIMGAVVLARREER; encoded by the coding sequence ATGCTGCACCAGGTGCTATTCCTCGTGTTCGCGTGCGTCTGCGTGGCGGCAGCGATCAACCTGCTGGCGCAGCGGCACCCCATCAACTCGGCGCTGTCGCTGATCGTGGTGATGGGCTCGCTCGCGCTGCTGTACCTGCTGCTGGGGGCGGAGTTCGTCGCCGCCGTGCAGGTCATCATCTACGCCGGCGCCATCATGGTGCTGTTCGTGTTCACCATCATGCTGCTGAACGCGGGTGAAGAAGAGCTGACGAAGGGCAGCCGCGTCGCGCTGGTCTTCGGCCTGCCGGCGGTCACGGTCATCGCGGGCGCGCTCGCCTACGTGGTCACGCGCAACACCGGCCAGGTCGCGCTGGGCGACTTCATCGGCGGCCCCAAGGAGATCGGACGGCTGCTCTTCCGCGACTTCCTGCTGCCCTTCGAAGTCACGTCGGTGCTGATCCTGATCGCCATCATGGGCGCGGTCGTGCTTGCCCGCCGGGAGGAGCGCTGA